The genomic interval GTCGGATTTGGAGAAGTTCATAACATGTTATTatacagttttaaataaaaaccagcaATCTTAAATAATTAGTAGTCTGCTGATGACAAATAACTTCTCAAGCAtatcttcttttaaaaagaagcattgccttcattttaacaattaaGAGTGTAGTGTACATGATGGCATTAACCAAGTATTTTGGGGGTCCCAGTAACAATGTCTTGGACCACCAAATGGTCCATGAACCACAcattgggaaccactgctctggCTTTCTCGGGAAACTTCTATGAGAAGTGAGTGAAGGAAGCTGCAGCCCATGTTAGGAAATGTTGTCCGTGGGGCGCTGCTGTAGCCGGAGGAATTACAGTCAGCTCGACAGCTCAGCGTGCTGGTCGCACATTGGATTAACTCGCGGGAACGGattgtaatatatataaaaaagaagaagcactCTCCATCATGGCTCAAGCGAAAATACAAGCGAAGATGAACGAATCTGTTTGCAGCAAGTTCAGCAGGACTTTGTCCATGGCAGATCGCGCGGGGCAACTCTTGGAAAGTTTGGATCAGCTGGAAATAAGGTACAGTTGAGTAACATGTGCATGTAACAAGTCCAACCTGGCCGctcatgtcttttttatttaacctcgATTTATAAATGTCTAATAAACATAACTCTAAACGGAATGAAAGAAATGATAGCAAATAGCAGGGCATCATTTTTACAGTAATTCTACGGGCTTCGGTCCGAGGTTTATCTCGGgaacagccttttttttctattttctttctttctttctttttgtgaagtgttttgttttcagagccgagtaatatttaaatttcttgGTGTGTCTTTATCAGGGTGGACGCTTTACGCGAAGCAGCATCTGCCATGGAGCAGGAAAGGGAGTGCATCCTGGAAATGATTCAGTCCATACAGAACAGTCAAGAAATGCGTAACATCTGCGCGGGTGAGGCTGCTCACAACTTATATAAGAGCAAAAGTCATCCGCTGCCTAATGCCtgtgaaaataattattaacaGTAATCTAGTGGTAGTCGcatgttttgaaatctttattttccattaactCTGATGTCACTGTGACATTGTGTTCCTATGAGGTTATGCTGTGGGCGCTGCCTTGTGCATATGGTGGTAATGCTCAGGAAATTGAGGGGATTTGAAAACACCAAGACAGCTGATATAAGTGCTCCACCCAGAATGACCTGTGAATCTTACAATTACTATTGATTACACACATAATGCTTAGATAAGAATGTACACCCTTACTATGATAATATGTattccagtttttgttttctaagcACTTCTTCCATACATCAGCACAGTAgtaatatttatgtttaaatcaaTGTATATACATTATTTAGCCCTAACATGCACAGTAATACAGTGTTGTGTACTACCAGgtcataaatacaaacattttgcATATGTGTTTATGGGTTTTATCATCTGTCTTGAAAACAACATGATGAACGTAAGTCTTCCTAGTACAGATTTGTAGAGCTGGTGTCCTCTAATGTTGGAAACTGCATTAAAATGGGCTTGGATCTAGATGTATGATGCATTGATCACCGAAATTCATCCTAAATATATCCCTGAATTGTTGAAGAATGAGTACCAAAATTTACATGAAGACTCCTGACCTTTACAAGAGATAAACTGAGTAACTTTTGTTCATTAAGCAGATGCTTTTACCGGACTTGCAAGCGAAAGACACATGAGGTAATGTGGTGTTCAGTGTTTTGCTCGAGGGCTCTGACATATAAACTGATTTAAGGAATTAAGGATCAAACCAGTAATCCTTTTAATTGAAAGAATTCATTCTTGGCTTCTCTTGGATAGGGAATgaattgtttatatttaaagatgCAGGATTAATTTCTTGTGTCTTCtaggagagagagaggagttGACTTTAACTGCTAACCGCCTGATGGGCCGGACTCTGTGTGTGGAGATCTCTGTCGGTACCATCAGAAACCTTCAGCAGGAGGACGCGCTGCGTAAGGCCACATCCATGATAGATGAAATAGTGAAGAAGTTACTGGACGACGTGGAAGGTGGTCGGCAGCAGCTGCTGGCCTTGCATGCGGCCTGTGTGACGGAAGCGCCGCCCGTCCCCACTGACCAGAAGTTTCAGGCTATAGTGATAAGCTGTGCTTTGGAGGACCAGAAGAGGATCAAGCGGAGGCTGGAGACTCTGTTGAGGAACGttgaaaatgctgaaaagaacaTCAAGATTATGGATAACCAAAAACTCGACGACAAGCAAGCCAATGGGAGTCATTAAGACATTTCACCCAAAACACAAAGTGTGTCTTTAATACCACTAATCTCACATAGAACCAATGTAATTCTACAcacatttattaatgtttttgacGGCGTCCTGATGTAGCAGCAAGGAAGATGCCCATGGAAAATGTACAATGATACTAAAccttgaaagaaaagaaaaaaaaacccttcagATTGCTGTTATTCACATTGACCAGCTTAATTTTGATTGGATAATGTGTATTGCAGTATATTATGCATGTTTACTAATGTACTTAAGTAAGgcagaaaaagatttaaagctCAATTTCCAGTTTGAGTGTAGTTTGTAAGGAAGTGTAAAA from Melanotaenia boesemani isolate fMelBoe1 chromosome 16, fMelBoe1.pri, whole genome shotgun sequence carries:
- the bag2 gene encoding BAG family molecular chaperone regulator 2 encodes the protein MAQAKIQAKMNESVCSKFSRTLSMADRAGQLLESLDQLEIRVDALREAASAMEQERECILEMIQSIQNSQEMRNICAGEREELTLTANRLMGRTLCVEISVGTIRNLQQEDALRKATSMIDEIVKKLLDDVEGGRQQLLALHAACVTEAPPVPTDQKFQAIVISCALEDQKRIKRRLETLLRNVENAEKNIKIMDNQKLDDKQANGSH